A portion of the Segatella copri DSM 18205 genome contains these proteins:
- the serS gene encoding serine--tRNA ligase, with amino-acid sequence MLTLKLISEETERVVKGLEKKHFPNAREAVEKVLEYDKIRREAQQKLDNNKQQANQFAKQIGALMKEGKKEEAESAKAQVAMLKADAKALEEIMEKAQNDMTNQLLEIPNIPCEQVPEGKDAADNVVVKEGGEKPNLGEDALCHWDLLKKYNLVDFDLGVKITGAGFPVYIGKMARFQRALEAFFLDEARKSGYLEIQPPYVVNEDSGRGTGQLPDKEGQMYHANLDNLFLIPTAEVPVTNIFRDVILDEKDLPIKRCAYSACFRREAGSYGKDVRGLNRLHQFDKVEIVRIDKPGHSYESLNEMLDHVEGLLKKLELPYHILRLCGGDMSFTSSICYDFETWSAAQGRWLEVSSVSNFESYQANRLHCRYRHTDDKKIELCHTLNGSALALPRIVATILENNQTPEGIRVPKVLVPYCGFEMLDDKNFD; translated from the coding sequence ATGCTTACACTTAAACTTATCAGTGAGGAAACTGAACGTGTAGTTAAGGGTCTCGAAAAGAAGCATTTTCCAAATGCTCGTGAGGCCGTAGAGAAAGTTTTGGAGTACGACAAGATTCGTCGTGAAGCTCAGCAGAAGTTGGATAACAACAAGCAGCAGGCTAACCAGTTTGCTAAGCAGATTGGTGCCCTTATGAAGGAAGGTAAGAAAGAGGAAGCTGAGAGCGCAAAGGCTCAGGTAGCTATGCTCAAGGCTGACGCGAAGGCTCTTGAAGAGATCATGGAGAAAGCACAGAACGATATGACCAACCAGTTGCTCGAAATTCCTAATATCCCTTGCGAGCAGGTTCCTGAAGGTAAGGACGCAGCCGACAATGTTGTTGTGAAAGAAGGCGGCGAAAAGCCAAACCTCGGCGAGGATGCTCTCTGCCATTGGGATCTCTTGAAGAAATACAATCTTGTTGACTTCGACCTCGGCGTTAAGATTACTGGCGCAGGTTTCCCTGTATATATCGGCAAGATGGCTCGTTTCCAGCGTGCGCTTGAGGCATTCTTCCTCGATGAGGCTCGCAAGAGCGGATATCTGGAGATTCAGCCTCCTTACGTAGTAAACGAGGACTCTGGTCGTGGTACCGGTCAGTTGCCAGACAAGGAAGGTCAGATGTATCATGCTAATTTGGATAATCTCTTCCTCATCCCTACTGCTGAGGTTCCTGTAACCAACATCTTCCGCGATGTTATTCTCGATGAGAAAGATCTCCCTATCAAGCGTTGTGCTTACTCAGCTTGTTTCCGTCGTGAAGCAGGTAGCTATGGTAAGGACGTTCGCGGTTTGAACCGTCTGCACCAGTTCGACAAGGTAGAGATTGTTCGCATCGATAAGCCAGGTCACTCTTATGAGAGTTTGAACGAGATGCTCGACCATGTTGAAGGTCTTTTGAAGAAGTTGGAATTGCCATACCATATCCTCCGTCTCTGCGGTGGTGATATGAGCTTCACCTCTTCTATCTGCTACGACTTCGAGACATGGAGTGCTGCACAGGGCCGCTGGTTGGAAGTTTCATCAGTATCTAACTTCGAGAGCTATCAGGCTAACCGTCTCCACTGCCGCTATCGCCATACAGATGACAAGAAGATTGAACTTTGCCACACACTGAATGGTTCAGCTCTTGCCTTGCCACGTATCGTAGCAACCATCTTGGAGAACAATCAGACCCCAGAAGGAATCCGCGTACCTAAGGTATTGGTTCCATATTGCGGTTTCGAGATGCTTGATGACAAAAATTTCGATTAA
- a CDS encoding outer membrane beta-barrel protein, with translation MSNDWTNKLRDQLADYQEPVSHDMWAEIEQSLAQSKKVGDEETDVKKTPQARYVVLKRWSVAAAIALLGVGGSYVFLHDDEPGQANLAVQSSFSTASGTSRTSSAVRAEAQSAGSKNAILLAENNSSAHQVNRHSSGRQLNYSKSSVSFQERTVAADNEVMLAAEVEMPEQSVNAEVNGRELSVLQKQNEDSERQMAVSSNHATKPLEADGGQKLYAGRAQDGHFERSYKDKYEQNWTMNLYAENVSLGSGSDGMSNGMYASSDPLAGGGFADHGVFLAAASPLRYAIPKYVEAKHHAPLAIGAQVGIGLAPRLSLSTGVVYTRVASDFKSYGVSEFDTHQVLHYVGVPLGLNYEVWSTGGFHAYVMAGGEADFNVKNDTKVSGHKEDVKRDGVQFSGKASLGAQYDVTPQVGFYIEPGAKYYFDNGSEIENTFKDKKWNFNLQFGLRIHLK, from the coding sequence ATGAGTAACGATTGGACAAATAAACTTCGAGATCAGTTGGCAGACTACCAAGAGCCTGTCAGCCACGACATGTGGGCTGAGATAGAACAATCGCTTGCTCAGTCTAAAAAGGTTGGTGATGAGGAAACTGATGTAAAAAAGACCCCACAGGCTCGTTATGTTGTCTTGAAAAGATGGTCAGTAGCTGCAGCGATTGCTTTATTGGGAGTAGGAGGCAGTTATGTTTTTCTGCATGATGATGAACCGGGACAGGCTAACTTAGCTGTTCAGAGTTCTTTCTCTACAGCATCAGGTACAAGCAGGACTTCTTCTGCTGTCCGTGCAGAAGCACAATCGGCAGGCAGTAAAAATGCTATCTTGCTTGCTGAAAACAATTCATCTGCACATCAGGTGAATCGCCATTCGTCGGGGCGTCAATTGAACTATAGTAAATCTTCTGTCTCTTTCCAGGAGAGGACTGTTGCTGCTGATAATGAAGTAATGCTTGCAGCAGAGGTAGAAATGCCAGAACAGTCTGTTAATGCAGAGGTAAATGGTCGGGAATTATCTGTTTTGCAAAAGCAAAATGAGGATTCAGAAAGACAGATGGCCGTTTCTTCTAATCATGCAACCAAGCCGTTGGAAGCAGATGGTGGGCAGAAGCTTTATGCAGGCAGGGCGCAGGATGGTCATTTTGAACGCAGTTATAAGGACAAGTATGAACAGAACTGGACCATGAACCTGTATGCAGAGAATGTAAGTCTGGGCTCTGGCAGTGATGGTATGTCAAACGGCATGTATGCGTCTTCAGATCCTCTTGCTGGTGGCGGCTTTGCTGATCATGGTGTTTTCCTGGCTGCTGCTTCTCCTTTAAGATATGCAATACCGAAATATGTTGAAGCGAAACATCATGCTCCTTTGGCTATAGGTGCTCAGGTTGGTATCGGACTTGCGCCTCGTTTGTCTTTGAGTACCGGTGTCGTTTATACGCGTGTTGCTTCTGATTTCAAATCTTATGGTGTTTCAGAATTTGATACACATCAGGTTTTGCATTATGTGGGTGTTCCACTTGGTTTAAACTATGAGGTTTGGAGCACGGGAGGCTTTCATGCGTACGTAATGGCGGGTGGAGAAGCCGATTTCAACGTAAAGAATGATACAAAGGTTTCTGGTCATAAAGAGGACGTGAAACGTGATGGCGTTCAGTTCTCGGGTAAGGCTTCGCTTGGTGCACAGTATGATGTTACACCACAAGTGGGCTTCTATATTGAGCCAGGTGCAAAATATTATTTTGATAATGGCAGCGAAATAGAAAATACGTTTAAAGATAAGAAGTGGAATTTTAATCTCCAGTTCGGACTCCGTATTCATCTGAAATAG
- a CDS encoding bifunctional dihydroorotate dehydrogenase B NAD binding subunit/NADPH-dependent glutamate synthase, protein MNKIIKKVQYSEKVFRFDVEAPLIAKSRKAGNFVIIRVDNNSERMPLTIADADIEKGTITLVVQKVGLSSTKLCALNEGDEIHDVVGPLGNPTHIENFGTVICAGGGVGVAPMLPIIKALKAAGNRVLSVIAGRNKDLVIMEDEVRASSDELIIMTDDGSYGEKGVVTVGIEKFINQEHIDKVFAIGPPIMMKFCCLLTQKYNLSTDVSLNTIMVDGTGMCGACRLTIGGKTKFVCIDGPEFDGAQVDWDEMFKRMGTFKDVEREEMEHFEEHLATVDAGKKKETTDVIMDVEPTDASIEELTDRNAEWRKELRASMKAKERTAIERVKMPELDPLYRATTRTEEVNIGLTKEMALTEAKRCLDCPKPTCMEGCPVSINIPSFIKNIERGQFLAAAKVLKNTSALPAVCGRVCPQEKQCESKCVHLKMNEPAVAIGYLERFAADYERQSGNISVPKCDEPNGIKIAVVGSGPSGLSFAGDMAKKGFDVTVFEALHEIGGVLKYGIPEFRLPNAIVDVEIENLQKMGVKFITDCIVGKTISVKDLEKQGFKGIFVGSGAGLPNFMNIPGENALNIMSSNEYLTRVNLMDAANPHSDTPINLGKKVVVVGGGNTAMDSCRTAKRLGADVTLVYRRSEAEMPARLEEVKHAKEEGINFFTLHNPKEYESDDKGAVKAVVLDVMKLGEPDASGRRRPEATGETITLECDQVIVAVGVSPNPLVPQSIEGLELGRKNTIAVNDQMQSSIEEIYAGGDIVRGGATVILAMGDGRKAALNMSEKLLNKK, encoded by the coding sequence ATGAACAAGATTATCAAGAAAGTACAATACTCAGAGAAAGTATTCCGCTTCGATGTAGAAGCACCGCTTATAGCCAAGAGCCGAAAGGCAGGTAACTTTGTTATCATCCGTGTAGACAACAACAGCGAGCGCATGCCGCTGACCATCGCTGATGCTGACATTGAGAAAGGAACCATCACACTGGTTGTGCAGAAGGTAGGTCTTTCATCTACCAAACTCTGTGCCCTAAATGAAGGTGATGAAATTCACGATGTGGTGGGACCACTTGGAAATCCTACACATATCGAGAACTTCGGAACAGTCATTTGTGCCGGAGGTGGTGTAGGCGTAGCTCCTATGCTCCCTATCATCAAGGCACTGAAAGCCGCAGGAAACAGAGTCCTTTCCGTAATTGCGGGTAGGAACAAAGACCTCGTGATTATGGAAGATGAAGTGCGTGCATCTAGCGATGAGCTCATCATCATGACCGATGACGGAAGCTACGGCGAGAAGGGTGTTGTAACCGTAGGAATCGAGAAGTTTATCAATCAGGAGCATATCGATAAGGTTTTCGCCATCGGTCCTCCTATCATGATGAAGTTCTGCTGTCTCCTGACCCAGAAATATAATCTTTCCACAGATGTTTCGCTCAATACCATTATGGTGGATGGAACCGGTATGTGCGGTGCCTGCCGCCTGACCATCGGTGGCAAGACCAAGTTTGTCTGCATCGACGGTCCTGAGTTTGACGGCGCCCAGGTAGATTGGGACGAGATGTTCAAGCGCATGGGCACTTTCAAGGATGTTGAACGCGAAGAGATGGAACACTTCGAAGAGCACCTTGCAACTGTAGACGCAGGAAAGAAGAAAGAAACTACGGATGTAATCATGGACGTAGAACCTACAGATGCGAGCATCGAAGAGTTGACCGACCGTAACGCTGAGTGGCGCAAGGAGTTACGCGCTTCGATGAAAGCAAAAGAACGTACAGCTATAGAGCGCGTAAAGATGCCAGAACTTGACCCTCTTTATCGTGCCACAACCCGTACGGAAGAGGTAAATATCGGTTTAACCAAGGAAATGGCTTTGACCGAAGCCAAGCGCTGTCTCGACTGTCCTAAGCCTACCTGTATGGAAGGTTGTCCAGTAAGTATCAACATTCCTTCCTTCATCAAGAATATTGAGCGGGGCCAGTTCCTTGCCGCAGCCAAGGTTTTAAAGAACACCTCTGCCCTACCTGCCGTTTGCGGACGAGTTTGTCCACAGGAAAAGCAATGTGAAAGCAAATGTGTGCATCTCAAGATGAACGAGCCTGCTGTAGCTATCGGATATCTGGAGCGTTTTGCTGCCGATTACGAACGCCAGAGTGGAAACATCTCTGTACCAAAGTGCGATGAACCTAATGGCATCAAGATAGCCGTAGTTGGTTCAGGACCTTCAGGATTGAGTTTTGCAGGCGATATGGCAAAGAAGGGATTCGATGTTACTGTTTTCGAAGCGCTTCACGAGATTGGCGGTGTATTGAAATATGGTATTCCGGAATTCCGTTTGCCTAATGCTATCGTAGATGTAGAGATTGAGAATCTTCAGAAGATGGGCGTAAAGTTTATTACAGACTGCATCGTAGGCAAGACCATTTCTGTAAAAGATCTGGAAAAACAAGGATTCAAGGGAATCTTCGTTGGCTCAGGCGCGGGTCTGCCAAACTTCATGAATATTCCTGGAGAGAATGCCTTGAACATCATGTCTTCTAACGAATATCTTACCCGTGTAAACCTGATGGATGCAGCCAATCCTCATAGCGACACCCCTATCAACTTGGGTAAGAAGGTGGTTGTTGTAGGCGGCGGAAATACAGCTATGGACAGTTGCCGTACTGCAAAACGACTCGGAGCAGACGTAACCTTGGTATATCGCCGTTCGGAGGCAGAAATGCCTGCCCGACTCGAAGAGGTGAAGCATGCCAAGGAAGAAGGAATCAACTTCTTTACATTGCACAATCCTAAAGAATATGAGTCAGATGATAAGGGCGCAGTAAAGGCTGTAGTTCTCGATGTGATGAAGCTGGGCGAACCTGATGCCAGCGGCCGTCGTCGTCCAGAAGCTACAGGCGAGACCATCACGCTGGAGTGCGACCAGGTAATTGTTGCCGTAGGAGTAAGTCCTAATCCACTCGTTCCACAGAGTATAGAAGGACTGGAACTCGGCCGGAAGAACACCATTGCCGTAAACGACCAGATGCAGAGTTCCATCGAAGAAATCTACGCTGGCGGCGATATCGTACGAGGAGGAGCCACAGTAATTCTTGCCATGGGAGACGGCAGAAAGGCCGCTCTCAATATGAGCGAAAAATTATTGAATAAGAAATAA